A part of Funiculus sociatus GB2-C1 genomic DNA contains:
- a CDS encoding putative quinol monooxygenase, with product MVFISATRLRVRSPLYLPAFLWNNVLSTWQIINTPGFLKGQLLRDSNGTFWTLTAWEEQAAMKFYRNSGAHKNVMPRLQDWCDEASVVHWQQEDSNLPEWGDVHRRMVTNGHPTKLSKPSPAHLERKIPEPQSSKGLVFSPRRKNPEASVRGI from the coding sequence ATGGTGTTTATTTCAGCTACCCGCTTGCGCGTGCGATCGCCTCTATATTTACCAGCATTTTTGTGGAACAATGTGCTGTCTACATGGCAGATCATCAATACACCTGGGTTTTTAAAGGGTCAACTTCTGCGAGACTCTAACGGAACATTTTGGACGCTGACTGCTTGGGAGGAACAGGCAGCAATGAAGTTTTACCGCAACTCAGGCGCTCACAAAAATGTTATGCCCCGTCTTCAGGACTGGTGTGATGAAGCTTCTGTTGTTCACTGGCAACAGGAAGATAGCAACCTCCCTGAGTGGGGAGATGTTCACCGCCGTATGGTGACAAATGGGCATCCTACCAAACTCTCTAAGCCTTCACCCGCTCACCTTGAGCGAAAAATCCCAGAACCCCAATCATCTAAAGGTTTAGTTTTCAGCCCCAGAAGGAAAAACCCAGAAGCGAGTGTTAGAGGGATTTAG
- a CDS encoding PadR family transcriptional regulator produces the protein MALAHALLASLIKQSCSGYDLSKQFNSSVGFFWKASQQQIYRELSKLETEGWVSAEIVCQQGRPDKKLYQVTELGQKQLTQWIAQPCELSPIRDDLLVKIFAGSVVEPQVIVEELEHHRELHQQRLAVYRDLEQQYFNNGQDLSPEAKFRYITLKRGISDETSWLAWCEEAIALCSSS, from the coding sequence ATGGCTTTAGCTCACGCACTGTTAGCCTCTCTGATTAAGCAATCTTGTAGTGGCTACGATCTATCCAAGCAGTTCAATAGTTCTGTGGGCTTTTTCTGGAAGGCAAGCCAGCAGCAGATTTATCGGGAGTTGTCCAAGCTGGAAACTGAGGGTTGGGTGAGTGCCGAGATTGTTTGCCAACAAGGTCGTCCAGATAAAAAGCTGTACCAGGTGACAGAACTTGGACAAAAGCAGTTGACACAGTGGATTGCCCAACCGTGCGAACTTAGCCCGATTAGAGATGATTTATTAGTCAAAATATTTGCGGGGTCTGTGGTTGAGCCTCAGGTGATAGTGGAAGAATTAGAGCATCACCGCGAACTACACCAGCAAAGATTGGCTGTTTATCGAGATTTAGAGCAGCAATACTTTAACAATGGTCAAGACTTGTCACCAGAAGCAAAATTTCGCTACATAACGCTCAAAAGAGGTATTAGCGACGAGACGAGTTGGCTGGCATGGTGTGAGGAAGCGATCGCACTTTGCTCAAGTTCGTAA